The following are encoded together in the Brassica napus cultivar Da-Ae chromosome A9, Da-Ae, whole genome shotgun sequence genome:
- the LOC125577970 gene encoding F-box protein At2g35280-like: protein MPYDMLSLIVSKVGATSSVDYVNTILTCKKLNISFDNYFVAKDLDLQALVQRPREANNYKSLMESCLRRNNVDAHYVQGILEYFEGKNIFIDLHHLRVAARRGHKEGRFIYAVLLMSLGIADKGKKALTKLTNEHGLATVECIWGNVRSSLNGIDLQMKKVYHQSVAKMTPGPNCHPPELKTACSACFHHYFLNEFVNLMMGLQPTVEVL, encoded by the coding sequence ATGCCATACGACATGCTTTCTCTCATTGTTTCCAAAGTTGGTGCAACCTCATCGGTTGATTACGTCAACACCATCCTCACATGCAAGAAACTCAACATCAGTTTTGATAACTACTTTGTAGCCAAAGATCTTGATCTCCAGGCGTTGGTTCAGAGGCCACGTGAGGCTAACAACTACAAGAGCCTCATGGAAAGTTGCTTAAGGAGAAACAACGTTGACGCCCATTACGTGCAAGGTATACTTGAATACTTTGAgggaaaaaatatattcattgaTTTGCACCATCTGCGTGTAGCTGCAAGGAGGGGCCACAAAGAAGGACGTTTCATCTATGCTGTCCTATTGATGAGCTTGGGAATAGCTGATAAGGGAAAGAAAGCTTTGACAAAGCTCACAAATGAACATGGTCTCGCCACAGTTGAGTGTATTTGGGGCAACGTTAGATCATCCTTGAACGGTATTGACCTTCAAATGAAGAAGGTGTACCATCAATCAGTTGCGAAGATGACGCCAGGCCCCAATTGCCACCCACCCGAGCTTAAAACGGCCTGTTCCGCTTGCTTCCATCACTATTTCCTCAATGAGTTTGTCAATTTGATGATGGGTCTCCAACCAACGGTCGAAGTTCTTTAA
- the LOC125577681 gene encoding uncharacterized protein LOC125577681, producing the protein MFESLRLGRAAQSVVARLICFWDSRNINKNGEFMGITILLLDELDSVIHGFIPANRASHYRNDLKTGSIVRLDRFEVARVAHMYKITEHQFLIRFIASTRIVEVQTDAPVIKFDKFMVRHYNHLQVLANTNLELPDVVGEIQYVQGSDLKNNAATSRVVVRFLIERNVSVYLSLWDEAASTFRGFLKKEDKSHSVMLVTTVNPKLFGGNMYLNSTQGTKFFFDTNIPEITKFVSSVGGTTAQAYTCVETHQGIKKKELVSIGDLNSFISNSNEQTQEADFLCKTQIVSVIQENGWSFVSCTGCHKKMEKRETP; encoded by the exons ATGTTCGAATCTCTTCGCCTCGGAAGAGCCGCTCAGTCCGTTGTTGCTCGCCTCATCTGCTTTTGGGATTCCCGTAACATCAACAAGAATGGAGAGTTTATGGGCATAACGATTCTCCTCCTCGATGAATTG GACTCTGTTATTCACGGGTTCATACCCGCTAACCGAGCCAGCCACTACCGGAACGATTTGAAAACCGGTTCTATTGTCAGATTGGACCGTTTTGAAGTTGCGCGTGTGGCTCACATGTACAAGATCACAGAACATCAGTTCTTGATCCGTTTCATTGCTTCAACGCGTATTGTTGAGGTCCAAACGGATGCTCCTGTGATCAAGTTCGACAAGTTCATGGTGAGGCATTACAATCACCTTCAAGTGCTTGCAAACACCAACCTTGAGCTTCCAG ATGTCGTGGGTGAAATACAGTACGTGCAGGGATCCGACCTCAAGAACAATGCAGCCACGAGCAGGGTGGTGGTCCGCTTCTTAATCGAACG GAATGTATCTGTCTACTTGTCTTTGTGGGATGAGGCTGCATCAACATTTAGGGGCTTTTTGAAAAAAGAAGACAAATCGCACTCCGTAATGTTGGTGACCACAGTTAATCCTAAACTGTTTGGAG GGAATATGTATTTGAACTCCACACAAGGAACTAAGTTCTTCTTTGACACCAACATCCCTGAGATAACAAAGTTTGTCAGCAG TGTTGGAGGTACAACAGCTCAGGCTTATACTTGTGTTGAAACTCACCAAGGaatcaagaagaaggagcttGTCTCAATAGGTGATCTCAACTCCTTCATCTCCAACTCCAATGAACAG ACCCAAGAAGCAGATTTTCTCTGCAAGACCCAGATTGTTAGTGTGATCCAGGAGAATGGGTGGTCCTTTGTGTCTTGCACGGGTTGCCACAAAAAAATGGAGAAACGTGAGACTCCCTGA